From Natrinema sp. CBA1119:
GGCGAGGAGGACACCGATAGCCCGACACACGTCTCTGAACACTGCGCGAAGGGCGTTGCCCTCGGAGGGTGGGGACATAGCTGCGCATTCGCAGCGGCTGGAATAGGCTTTGTGTCCACCGACCAGAAGATATATGCTCCTCAGGTTCTCTCCCTCGGTTGTGCGGGTCGTCCTGTTCACGAGTGCGGAACCGCTCTATCTTCCCAGGTACCTCCAGCCGCTCTTCGAGGCTCACGCCAATACTATCGACCAGGTCGTCATCGCCCCCTTCAACGCATCCCCGGCTGAGCAACTACGCTCGCAGGCAGGCATGTACGGTGCCCGCGCGGGTATCCGGATGGCGCTTCGCTACGGATGGAGTCGGGCACTTGATGCGTTGCCCGGGCAGGCCGCCCGTCGCGTCACCGGTCGGTATCACTCGGTTCCGGCGGTCGCGCGAACTTATGGCGTCCCCGTTGAGCGCATTCCCGACGTGAGTAACCCGGCGTTCGTCGAGTGTATGGAGGACCTCGCACCGGACCTTCTGCTCTCGATTGTGGCGGGCCAGCGACTTCCTGGGCCGGTGCTAGAGAGCGCTGACGACACAGTGAACCTCCACGGGTCGCTATTGCCGAAGTATCGGGACCGGGCGACCGCCTTTTGGCCGCTGTTCTACGATGACGACCGAACGGGTGTCACAGCACATCGTATGACCGAGCGCTTCGACGCAGGCCCGATTCTCGCCCAGCGGGCGTTCCCCCTCGACGACGCCGACACCGTCGATTCGGTGTTCCGTAAACTCGCCGAGGCAGGCGCCTCGCTCGGGGTCAAGTTGCTTGCCGCCTATCCCGAATTGCCAGTCGAGCGGCCCAACGAGACGATCCCGACAGACTACCATGGGGTTCCGGGCCCCGAGGAGCGACGGCTGTTCTACGAGCGCGGCAACGCATTTCTTTAGTGGCTCCTCTATGACCGATATGCGCCATGTGTCTTGCACGGGTACGAAAATATGATATCTTGGTATCAGGATTCACAGCGGTATCTATGCAGCTGTACTTATCGCGGGTTTCACGATTCCTTCTAAAGAGAGAAACCATGCTACTATCTTCTGACAATTACTCGATCAGAACAGTGAATTCGTCGTTAAATTCAACCGTCACAGTGTATCCAGCATACGGAAACTCGATCGTCCCGGTTCTATCATCAATGAATAGGTGAACAATTGGAGGGTTATACGATCCAAATGCCCCTTCTAAATAGACAGTCATTGATTATCATCGGAGAAATATTGAAGACGTTCCAATTGATACTGTGTAGTATGAGTCCAAGACTCACGCTCGAACCGGTTGACACTGTCCCCTCAGACTCCCAAGTATGCCACTACGACGAACTAAGTGAAGACGCGAAAGAAGAACTCCCTCTCCTCACAGTCTCTGATGATGTCTGTGTCGATGGATCAATTGCAAACGGGTTCCAGAACTGTGATCTCGTGAAGTACACCGACTACTACGAGGTCTCTGTTGTCTAATCGATAAACTGTTCCTCCCACCGCTGTCTGTCCTCAATTGCTTTCTCTCCCTTATCTGCAATTGCATAGTAGTTCGTTCGCCTGTCGAGTTGCCCTTTCTCAACCAACTCCTTGTTGACGAGCGTGTCGAGGTTGGGATAGAGCCGTCCATGGTTGATATCGGCGTTGTAGTACTGTTCAACTTCGTCTTTGACGTCCTGGCCTGATGGTTGGTCTGCGCCTGCGATGACATACAACAAGTCGCGTTGGAATCCTGTGAGGTCGTCCATTTTGTCGGGTTCCATTGAGGATAGTGTTTGTTATCCATCCGACATCATATTGTAAGCCCACTGTAGTTGCCAAATCTGGCGGCTCGGTTTCAGAATTTTTCTAAATAAAGAAACCGTGCTACCATCTACTGATACATTGCGAGTTGAACTGGTAGCTCGCTCGAGACGGTTTGTCGTCCCAGAGGGGTGCGGGGGCTCGACTGAAGCCCACTGCAGCAATCCATGCGAACAACTGATGTAGCAACAGCGTCATCAGACGCGGAGACGACTCAGTTCCTGAAGCGAGGTATCGCCAGATGACCGACGGCAACGCGTGTCGGATGCCGAATTGTTCGGCACTCACCCGTGATCGGGGAGGATACGCTGGCCGGTTCTGTTCGGACAGCTGTGAGTCCGGTACGACCACCTGCAGGCGGACGCTCGAGACGCGACTCAGGAGGCTACATCCTGATGCTCGAGCAGATCGACCACCGTGGCAAGCGCTTCACGATCGATGACGACGATGTCGTCGATGGCGAGAGAATCGACCGCTGTCGTCGGGCGGATCCCCTCGAACGGCAGGCCCAGCGAGAATTCCGCGAACTCGAGCGTGCGAAAGCGGTCGCTGGGCCAGCCGGTGCGAATCCCGACGTTGAGGTGCTCGACCGATGACGCCAGACGAGCCCGATCCACAGGACGTCCCTGAGTTTGACCGAGCTCTCGGTGTCGACGATCCGGTTCCCGACTCGGAGGACGGTGATCAAGGGTATCACCCAGAACGTGGTGCCGTGGATGGTGGGCAGGTTCCCATCGACGATCTGCACGAGGCACTCCTCAAGGCCGAACGTGCTCTCAGCGAGATCGATGAACAGCTCCCCGACCCACTGACGCTCAACAGTTCGCTCACCGAACTACGCGCTACTGCAGACGCGTATGCTCGGCTCGATTCTGAGCACCGCAACGGTGGGGACTAGGTCGCCGTACGGAGCGTAGCCGCTCGAGATCTGTGACGACTGTGCCGTCCAAGAGCCTCCCGATCCCAACAAGCCGGATCACCACACCTACGATGAGTGTGGACTCGTCGTTAAAACGCTCGCCGCACTCACGCGGTTTCGTGTCGAGTTCGGGCATCTCGTGGATGAGTGACGCTCGGCCGAGTGAGGCTCACATCGTACACACGAAAACGGCTAAGTGCGTTGGCTCACAATGTACACATCATGAGCACCGATAAGAAGCGCGTGCAGTTTCGGGCCCCCAATCGGCTCATCGACCGGGCCGACGCACTGGCCGCAGTCCTCGGGGAAGACCGAACAGACGTCCTCGTGACCGCGCTTCGGGAGTACCTCCAAGACGCCGCTCACGACGACGCACTCACCCAAGAGATCGCCACCGCCTATTACGACGACGAGATCACCTTCGATCAACTCAAAGCACTCGTCGGCGCCGAGGAGGCGGCAAACCTCCGAGTGTTGAAACAGCAGTTGGAGGAGGATTTCATCGACGAGGTCGCCGACGCATAGATGTCGCGGCTTATCGCAGACGCCTCTGCCCTCGTGAGTCTCGGGATCGTTACTGACGACGACCCCGATCCACTCGCACTCTGTCTCTCCCGGTACGAGGTCGTCGTCCCAACAGCGGTCATCGATGAAATCCAAGAGATCGCTTCCTACGATGACATCCATGGACACGCCGCGTCCGCCGTACTTGACCAAGCAGAGTCATTCACGACACAGTCGGTCGAACTCGATGCCGAGTTTCCACTCGATGACGGTGAGAACGCGGCGGTCACGCTCGCGAACGATCTCGATGCTGCGCTCTTCCTCTGTGACGAGTTCAACCAACTTGGCTTGATCCACGCCTCACTCGCTGATACCCGACTCGTCACGACACCGACGCTGCTCTCGGTTCTCGTTCGAACTGAACACCTATCAGCTGCCGATGCGCGGCTGCTCCTCGATGAGATTAGCAACGCCCGTAGCTGGGGCGCGAACAGTTACGTGCAGCGAGCTCGCTCGTTGCTCGAAGAGCCCTGACACCGTGGAGGATACTTCGAAGTGAACAGGAATGCCCGATAACAACGCTCTCTACGACGTTCGTGAACGAACCAAGAATCCCGAGCACGCATCAGTTGACGATGTAGTCGAACTCGTGCTCGAACGCGCACAGCATCCCCGGACGGAGCACCGGGACGCGCATCTCGACGAGATGATGGCTACTGTCGTCGACAGGTACGGGACCGACTCCGTCCGAACCGTTATCCAACGTATCCTCGTTGACCACTACCCCTTTCGAACTGCCACGCACGACCTCGAGATGCGCAACGTAGATGGCATTCGTATCGGGACGGCAGCCGGCCAGTTCCTTACAGAATTGAACGCACAGGACGACGGTTGAGACCGGTGTGAACGATTCGTGTCTCCAAGAGCGACACCGCAGCCGCCCGGTTTACGGCCATTCGAGGTCGTCTGCGCGACCGATGACTGCCTCTAGACCCGTACACTGGGACGCTAGAACCGCTATGGCGTCCAAAACTACTCGGCTTAGTTAATACGGAACCGGAGGAGCGCTCCAAGGCCCCCGAATGCAGTATCGAACTGAGCACCTCGATCTGTGTCAGTCGACACAACGAGACACTCACCGCCTTGGTCAGTCGTCGCTGCCTCCAGTTCACGAATCTCCGCTGGTGGCCGTGCGTCGGAAACGAGAAGGACGTCGACTGCTCCATAGTCGAGGGCGGTTTGCGTTTCATCAGCTCCGTAGGCGACATCTCCACCCTGTCCCAGCGCCGCGAAGAATCGATCGAGAGCTTCCCGTTCCCGTCGGCGCTCAGCATCAGACAGTACGTCCTCGGCACGCTCAACGAGCTGCGAGAGACCCTGCTTGGTCGCGTACTCAATCGGATAGACGCCTAGTATGTGGTCCCGCAACTCGTGGTGGAGATAGTCACCCTGCTGGAACTCGTCGACGGTGATCGTCGTCCCGCCGAGGATGACGCCATCGACAGTGGGCTCATCGAGGAACGTCTGCTCGGCAGCGTCGGCGACCTGCTCGAAGAACTCGTGTTTCTGGCGGTCGCGCTCACGTTCGAATCGCTGCGCACTCTGACCGCCAGCACG
This genomic window contains:
- a CDS encoding formyltransferase family protein, encoding MRVVLFTSAEPLYLPRYLQPLFEAHANTIDQVVIAPFNASPAEQLRSQAGMYGARAGIRMALRYGWSRALDALPGQAARRVTGRYHSVPAVARTYGVPVERIPDVSNPAFVECMEDLAPDLLLSIVAGQRLPGPVLESADDTVNLHGSLLPKYRDRATAFWPLFYDDDRTGVTAHRMTERFDAGPILAQRAFPLDDADTVDSVFRKLAEAGASLGVKLLAAYPELPVERPNETIPTDYHGVPGPEERRLFYERGNAFL
- a CDS encoding PadR family transcriptional regulator, with amino-acid sequence MDDLTGFQRDLLYVIAGADQPSGQDVKDEVEQYYNADINHGRLYPNLDTLVNKELVEKGQLDRRTNYYAIADKGEKAIEDRQRWEEQFID
- the prf1 gene encoding peptide chain release factor aRF-1, which encodes MQTTEYELRNRIDQLTNYRGEGTELITVAVPPDKSLHAVRERIDREYAQAANIKSDQTRTHVQDALGRIRRLLQAYEETPPSGLVIYAGVVDGELQDAVFDDLDVPVDVSLYRCAAEFETTPVEQALTPSEVYGLVVLERGHAALGRLAGERIVSSRTFESQVMGKSRAGGQSAQRFERERDRQKHEFFEQVADAAEQTFLDEPTVDGVILGGTTITVDEFQQGDYLHHELRDHILGVYPIEYATKQGLSQLVERAEDVLSDAERRREREALDRFFAALGQGGDVAYGADETQTALDYGAVDVLLVSDARPPAEIRELEAATTDQGGECLVVSTDTDRGAQFDTAFGGLGALLRFRIN